From Gimesia panareensis, the proteins below share one genomic window:
- a CDS encoding ATP-binding cassette domain-containing protein codes for MIHIEHLSKSFDDLRRGSIVALDSVSFDVHAGEIFGLLGPNGAGKTTCLRLLSTVLQPTGGTATVAGYDVRTHPQEVRSHIGFMSGNTGIYDRMTAWEMVEYFGRLYGIEEEALQERLEWIFTTLQMQDIRDMLGSKMSTGMKQKVSIARTIVHDPPVLIFDEPTSGLDVLVARAVLKTVEALREEGKCIIFSTHIMREVEKLCDRVAVIYKGTILAIGSIPELEEQYHESDMEELFFHLIQKHEDELAMKAQADQ; via the coding sequence ATGATTCACATCGAGCATCTGAGTAAAAGTTTCGATGATCTGCGCCGAGGCAGCATCGTCGCACTCGATTCAGTGAGCTTCGATGTCCATGCCGGCGAAATATTCGGTCTGCTGGGCCCCAACGGTGCGGGCAAGACCACCTGTCTGCGGCTTCTGAGTACCGTGCTGCAGCCAACCGGCGGAACCGCAACGGTCGCCGGCTATGACGTACGAACCCATCCCCAGGAAGTCCGCTCCCATATCGGCTTCATGTCCGGAAACACGGGGATCTACGACCGGATGACGGCCTGGGAGATGGTCGAGTATTTCGGTCGCCTGTACGGCATTGAGGAAGAAGCTCTGCAGGAGCGGCTGGAGTGGATCTTCACCACGCTGCAGATGCAGGACATTCGGGACATGCTGGGGTCGAAGATGTCGACGGGGATGAAACAGAAGGTTTCGATTGCCCGTACAATCGTGCACGATCCGCCCGTATTGATTTTTGACGAGCCGACTTCCGGGCTGGATGTGCTGGTGGCACGGGCGGTGCTGAAGACCGTGGAGGCTTTGCGCGAAGAAGGCAAGTGCATTATTTTTTCCACGCACATCATGCGGGAAGTGGAAAAACTGTGTGACCGTGTCGCGGTGATTTACAAGGGGACGATCCTGGCGATCGGCAGCATTCCTGAGCTCGAGGAACAATATCACGAATCGGACATGGAAGAACTGTTTTTCCATCTCATTCAGAAGCATGAAGATGAGCTGGCGATGAAGGCACAAGCAGACCAATGA